AATTCACTTCctcaagaaaatacatttccatcAGTGTACCTTCCAAATCTCTAACTATGTCACCTCATATCAAATCAGTAGATGATGTTGTAGTTCTTGGTGTCAATCTTAGCAAATTTAACAAACCTACTcaatttttcatctgtgtttctggagtttttatgttttatctaATCTATGGATATTTACAGGTAAATGCTGTGAACTCGTCTAATactactttcctttttctttagttttcaaTAGAGTAGTAAGATAGTATTTCTTTTAGTCCATGTAGACATCTAAAATAGATATTGATTGTAACATGAAGCTTTCAGAATTGTAAGAGTAGTAAGCCATTGTATAATATAGGATTCTACCACAGTTAATGTGGCTATGAGGTTTGGTTCAGTTCACTTTGATAACTTGCTTTTTTACCTCTGTGTCGAAGGCACACTGTGCTatacaaaattgtttttaatgtatgtttttatatgtgACTTCAtagtcttctgaaaaaaaaaaaatagaatggtACAGACAGACATGCAAGTCTCCACTGGTGTTGAAACCTCCATATTCATCTGAGTTCTGTGAGTGTAGCAGTGTAATACtagtctgttttctctgttttctttagtaCAGGGCTGAAACAGAGACTATGGTCGTTTGTTAAATGTAAGCGTAATCTTTTGGCAAATGCTagatttttatgttgttttagTTAAGAATTTCTTTTACTGCCAACCTTTTTGCTCTTATCTTGACAAGttgcatttctgttcctttctttaGAAGTTTAGATGTATCTTCTCAATAAagcagtgattaaaaaaatattttcaaataatcaCATTTCCAGTGTAGTTCTCAAAAACAGCTTAAGaagtttaaatggaaaatggtTACTTCCAAAGAGTAAGTTTGTTtataacagaaagcaaaacagaatctctaaaaggaaaatactaaGCAGCTTTTTTTACTATATAGTTCTTCTGCCCTCTCTAACTATAACTGACACACATAATGCTTTATGCAATGCATGTATTTTTCCATAGCAAATTGTTCCACTTTTAAATATCCCTAAAACCTACAAATTTTTAAGCTCACAAATGCTATTTAATTTCGGCACTCAAAATTTTAGGTCCACATTTATAAGAGATGAAAATTACTGGTAAATATGTCTCTTAGAGAAAGCTTGAATTTATTGTGAGTTATTTACAAATTCCAGCAAAAAGTGTTTCTCTAagtaaatgaactgaaaaacagacagaaaaccaTCTATATTTTGTGATAAATATTCATGGATCAAATgtattcccccccaccccccaatgaatcaatttattattttcagtagatTTATACCAGCAGTAAATTTTCGCGTATTTTGCGGAAACTAAATTGTCTTTTTCAGTACTTTGCAAGTAATATATGACAGCTGAACTCTAGTTAATAACCGGCAGGTGTAAAGGCTAGATTTGCATGTAcatgaaaaaaagtgttgacTTCAATGTTttggtgtgtgtatgtatgtgaccttggtgggtttttgtttctaTAGGAATTGATATTTTCCGTGGAAGGTTTTAAACCTTTTGGTTGGTACCTCACTTTAGTGCAATTTggattttattccatttttggACTAATAGAATTACAGTTGATTCAGGACAAAAGGAGAAGGTAGGTGTTTTTTCCAAACATTCGCACGCTATCCATcaacaaggaaatattttgatatttatggAAAATTTCTGTTGTTTGAATGTAAATTTTGTGAGGTATTGGTAGCAGatctgtagttaaaaaaaaataaaatctggacTTACTAGACaatgttagaaaatatttcataagcaCCCATTTAGGCTTCAGACCTGCAAACAGTCTTGTTGACTGTCTTTACTGTCACTTTGTTCTGCTTACGGAGTGTGCTTTGTCTCTAAGGTAGTTGATATAGACTGAGTCttgtttgtgctgctttttattaTGCCTAGAAAGCCCCGAGTGCACTTCACAGCACTTGAAGCCATCTCTCACCCAAATATCTTTTCCTCAGACTTTGTCTCTTCCTAACCAACAGGTTCCTCTGAAATGCTATGCATCTTGGAGAGTATCAAAGCTCTACTTTCTGCCGCATGGCATtcacattttttgaaagaatgtGTCACCCTGTCATGAAATTATTCTGTCTTCACTGCAGTCAACCAAGCGGATTCTTGCTGTCTTGAATCCTAAAGATATGGGGTAGTTCCTTCTGACTCAGTGTGGCCATTCGGTGCCTTCCTGCCCTAATACAGCCTTTGCAAGCTATATTGAGGCATTCTGGAAGCTTGGAGGGAGGTCATCAGTGGTgtacacacattttaaaattctttgatGCTTTATTTCCTAGTTGAGCGTAACCTCTTTTGCTTACTTATAGTTACCATCAGCTGACTTCTCATACACTGATTTTAGGTAATAGATTCCTTTCTGATGTAACTTTGAGAATCTTTTGTTATTACTTTAAACAATGACAGCTAATATTTCAAGCTATCTGTCTTTTGGAAATGCATCAGATAATGTGTAAGCTGCCTGTTAGGCATTATGTAACTAGCAACTATTTTGgtaattaaaactaaaaactaTTGCTTATAGTACACGGTGCAGTAAATAAGTTATGTTGGAAATGTAGATCTTTAGTATTatctatgttttgtttttctgtaatctaggaatatttttgtagacattaaaaatctatttcctcatttttatgCTGAATCTCTCGCAAATTTTATTATACAAATTCTTCTTGCATGCCTGCATCACAGAATAAGTTATGGGTAAGACAGGGTTACCACAAGACGACATCTTATGTTAATTGCGGCTTTGAGTACACACAAAAAATAGTTGAACGTGTGCACAGCagtaactgtttaaaaaaaaaatcacaaatagcACAGTAAGAATTTCTGATGGATCATTTGTTGTCAGGTGATGACTTCATCAAACTGCAAACAATACATGTGAAAAAGTTTGAGTCCCCGTGTTTATGGTATCTGAATgacttctcttctttctgttgagttttaaaaaaacaatggtacttttttttctgctttcttcattctAAAGCTGTCAATGTTCACATGAAAACTTCAACAAAAAATCGTCACAGTGATTGTGACAAGACTAAGATTCAGGGTATCAAGGTATATCAACCTTCTGTGTTTCCTTTGGCAAATAACCTAAAGTCTGTCTCGATTGCTTTGTAAGTCTTTAATTTTCTGAGAGTATTATTTCTTCAATACTTCGTGAGCCatgaaattttttgttttgtgtttaaacaCTATTTATTAGCAGtaattgaaagaaatgaaatttgaaaagagtcatttatgtgtttttatttttttgtggaatGAAAATCAGTAAGAAAAATGATCAGGTTGTATTAGGAACATATTCCTTTACCTGAATTTTCCAAGCTAAATCTCTTCTAGATGTGTCTGTAACACCAAGATttgtatgtttatattttgtagAATTCCTGGCAAAACCTACATGATAATAGCATTTTTAACAGTGGGAACAATGGGTTTGTCAAATACCTCTTTAGGATATCTGAATTATCCTACTCAAGTCATCTTCAAGTGCTGTAAACTGATTCCAGTTATGGTAGGCGGGGTTTTTATACAAGGTAAGTGTCTTGCTgttagattatttattttggggagaCAATACTGTTTGGAATCCTGTATTTTAAATCCCACTGAGGTTCTTGACTAGGGAGGAGCAGGTAGCATTCCTtctatagaaagaaaaatgtgaatttctaAAGCATCTACTCAGAAAATGTGGTCAAAAAAGCTACGGGTTACTTgtaaaacttcagttttataTAGACTCTCTTAATTTTCAAGTAATATAACTTCGTTTtctaaacaaaagcatttcataaatgaacaattttcaatgctgaaatggaaaaatcgAGCCACAATTAATAATTTGTGATTCACCactctttttgtttgaaaagtttgatttttttattaagagCTTGTTGTTGTGTTTCCTAGTTCATATGCTTAATTGGAAGTATATCTGACTTCAATTGGCCTTGGTAATTCTAGAGTTATAGTTAGTatctaaagaacagaaaaagggtTTTGGAGAACTCCAGATAAAGACTGTAGATATGTGAATAAACTACAGAGTTTCTGGAGTTCGTAGGTTAAAGTATATTATAATGAGTCTTTATGTATCAAACAAGAAAGTCAGTAAAATTCTGAATATGAATGTATTACGGAACAAAATCAAGAAtgatgtgtgtgtttgtttagaCCTCCTAGTTGCaatagaaaactgaatttttataGGACTGTGGGCCAGCATATAcgtttttctttcagaaaagaacatttattcAGGCTCAACAACTTTACAAGCTTACATATGTGCATACAGTACTTATCATATATTGAATCTTTTTGTATCATTCAAATTCCCTTAAAACGGGTATTCCCATGAAACTTCACAAAGCTGTAAATTTTATAGTAGTAATCTATTCTCagaagctgtgatttttattttttcagttaaaaactttcagttttaaaaaaaaataaaggcttatATTGAAAGTATTGCTCCTAGAAGAGGAATATCTTGTTTAAAACAAGACATCAATActcctgcttttttatttccctttttttctccacctcCTTTCTCTACATCCTTTCTCTCACAAACCCGAAGACAGTTTAGGGTTTTAAAATTTCCCAAATGATCTATTAACATTTGGGAATGTCTTCTCTCTAACGAAAAAAGGCAGACAAAGTCTCCTGCATAAGAGAAAACTTAAGAGTAACATCACAGTTGTCCTGAACTTGCTGAGATGGTAATTTTTCAGGGAGAACGTGCTTTCTGTCATTAGGTGTAAAATTAAAGTTGACCACCAGAATCAGATAGTATCTGTTAAGATCCTCCTCTGTGTTAgaaactgctgcttctgaagaaacTGATTCCAGTCACAAAAGGCCAGAACATTACGTCATCTGCTAAAGTAAAAGACAGACATTAGAAcaatttttcctttgccttctaGGCTACTGACAGGATAAACACCAAATGGTTAGAGTATTGCAGTCTcatgttgtttttattgcttttgtagGAAAACGTTATAATATTGCAGATGTGTCTGCTGCCCTGTGTATGAGTCTTGGATTAATATGGTTTACTTTAGCTGACAGCACAGTTGCACCAAACTTCAATTTGACAGGTAAAGACGTATTTTCtagtttattaaaatgcatatttttttctattgcaagTGTTCCGTAAAAGTTGTAAGAGTTCTTGGTGTAGTGCCTCAtatcaaactgaaaaaacaggtttggttttgtttgcactAGCAGAACCGTATCTGCGGCAGTAGAGGCGTTTCTTTTAAGCCTTAgtttttagtttcttaaaaCTTCTGGAAATACCACCCTTTAGGATGAAATATCACAAGCTTGTCcttaagaaatatttactgtCCAGTAGATGTGTAAAAATcagtatgaaaaaatacagtctgaccattttaaaacttgaaaagaTTCTTTTCTAGTGGAAACTTTCAGTCTTTCCCATTTCACAAccatttgctttgtattttgatGATCTCACTTAGATTTACAATAGCTCTTATTTATAGTGACCACACTCTAACTTTTCTGTACTACataaaatcagaagtaaaatattttaacccCCTTGGGTTTAAAAACTTGAGTTTCTATCTCAAATGACGGGAGAAGTGGTTATTCCTAAAAGGCATTTTATGTACTTGGTCAGTGTTTGTATTAATACTGAAccttgaaaaacatttgaataaTCAGCTTCTAGTGTGttcttcctttgaaattctGGGATGAGTTATAATAACTTTTATGAGAAACGTTCAGTGTGAAATCTTTATTTCTCAATAGTGGAGGCACGCTTTTATAAGTTTTGTTcctaaaaatatgaataaattcctggttttaaaaaaaaaacaaactttgtcCTCACAATGTTATTTCATCTATTGTTACTAATGATCAAATGGAAAAGACTTGTGATGTTGTCTAAACTCTATATTTTTTGGCCTTGCTCATAAATTAATTCTCATGCTGTTCAGTATAATCCAGTGAAGTATATAACTTGCTGCGCATTAATGTGTTGGCAGTGTAAATGGGTGGGTGCTTGAGCAAAATACACCTATTTTGATTATAGGAGGAAGATGGTGTGCATATGATTATATTCTAGTGTTTTCTGATATATACACGTTACCTTTACACCTATTTTAGACTATTCCTGTTAAGTGCACTCACATCTTGATATATTCTCtttgtaaaatatgaattattttaaatatatgctgtGACTTAATCTGAAAAGATTTGAAAAGTTCCTTCTTAAACTGAATGGGATAGGGTAAAGTGCAGCAAATGTAACAAAATCCTGATGCCCACAAAGATTGCCAAAATGCAAGATAAAAACCTTTAAATATCTTCAGAGAATAAACAGTGTCTTTCATTATCAGTTTATTCTGtacatttcaaacaaatttgTATATATTGAAGCTTAGAGCACTACCGTTTGGAGGATGTTAGTTCTGTGAAATTAGAATGTAGTTCTGGAATTCGAAAGTCTGGATCTTCCCTTCGGAAGGTGATTCAAAATTCTGCTACTCTGCACCTTCTGGGGAGGtactttctccatttctctgtttcct
The genomic region above belongs to Cygnus atratus isolate AKBS03 ecotype Queensland, Australia chromosome 2, CAtr_DNAZoo_HiC_assembly, whole genome shotgun sequence and contains:
- the SLC35B3 gene encoding adenosine 3'-phospho 5'-phosphosulfate transporter 2, producing the protein MDLKFTSSRKYISISVPSKSLTMSPHIKSVDDVVVLGVNLSKFNKPTQFFICVSGVFMFYLIYGYLQELIFSVEGFKPFGWYLTLVQFGFYSIFGLIELQLIQDKRRRIPGKTYMIIAFLTVGTMGLSNTSLGYLNYPTQVIFKCCKLIPVMVGGVFIQGKRYNIADVSAALCMSLGLIWFTLADSTVAPNFNLTGVILISLALCADAVIGNVQEKAMKLHNGSNSEMVLYSYSIGFVYILFGLTCTSGLSPAVTFCSKHPVQTYGYAFLFSLTGYFGISFVLALIKIFGALLAVTVTTGRKATTIMLSFLFFAKPFTFQYVWSGLLVVLGIFLNVYSKNMDKIKLPSLRGVWKKSVEERKTRTLSQTV